In Geminocystis sp. NIES-3708, a single window of DNA contains:
- a CDS encoding chemotaxis protein CheW — MSSSSSSLSRLEELLPQLFQSINLKGNIYLRCQLATETTVLIAMNVIRESLLVEREQITPIPQMSNFVLGLMNSRDSVFFAIDLPQLLDFLPLPIYTPKYHMIVINVSPFLPKSSDSETENLLGLAVNQIQGITRILESEVKSPLEYSLKQDTVSTLIPYLQGWAKFSNQYLPILDIETIVKKTF; from the coding sequence ATGAGTTCTTCGTCTTCCTCTCTATCAAGATTAGAGGAATTATTACCTCAATTATTCCAGTCAATTAATTTAAAGGGAAATATTTATCTTCGCTGTCAATTAGCTACTGAGACAACGGTTTTAATTGCCATGAATGTTATTCGAGAATCTTTGCTAGTAGAAAGAGAACAAATCACTCCTATTCCCCAAATGTCAAATTTCGTGCTGGGTTTGATGAATTCCCGAGATTCTGTTTTTTTTGCGATTGATTTACCGCAACTTTTAGATTTTTTGCCTCTACCAATCTATACACCAAAATATCACATGATCGTGATTAATGTTTCACCTTTTTTACCTAAATCATCAGATTCAGAAACAGAAAATTTATTAGGTTTAGCTGTTAATCAAATTCAAGGTATTACAAGAATATTAGAAAGCGAAGTAAAATCTCCCCTAGAATATTCACTCAAACAAGATACAGTCTCTACTTTAATCCCCTATTTACAAGGATGGGCAAAGTTTTCCAACCAATATTTACCCATATTGGATATAGAAACTATTGTCAAAAAAACTTTTTAA
- a CDS encoding PleD family two-component system response regulator, which produces MSKILVVDDLKSELDMITQYLTSAGYTVETAINGKQAMEKVTANVPDVIVTDWMMPEMGGLDLCRQLKKNPDTANIPVIACTAKNRDVDRMWAKKQGVKAYVVKPCTSEEIITAVKEAME; this is translated from the coding sequence ATGAGCAAAATATTAGTTGTCGATGATTTAAAATCAGAATTGGATATGATTACTCAATACCTTACTTCTGCTGGTTACACAGTAGAAACAGCGATCAATGGGAAACAAGCGATGGAAAAAGTTACCGCAAATGTTCCCGATGTCATTGTTACTGATTGGATGATGCCAGAAATGGGAGGATTGGATTTGTGTCGTCAACTCAAGAAAAATCCGGATACCGCAAATATTCCTGTGATAGCTTGTACTGCAAAAAATCGAGATGTTGATCGTATGTGGGCAAAAAAACAAGGGGTTAAAGCTTATGTGGTCAAACCTTGTACTTCAGAAGAAATTATTACTGCGGTGAAAGAAGCAATGGAGTAA
- a CDS encoding substrate-binding domain-containing protein: protein MDRLTQKFLDMLKISSSSEKMVSNNSQNNTNNSSVNKLISVGIILASLGITYLPPIFGLKNTVTIVSGTELKEVLEEIEKKFEQENPDINLDLKFQGSQDIINNYTEEKNDFKPTILIPANSELITELETKLKAQGETDIFYDTPKMIAKTMLVGIAWEERGKVLFPDNKFSWQKLETALKTKNWDKLGGQKEWGSFDFITTDPTRSNSGQLTLSLWAKSQLNQNDLTVNDVNNSKVSTLFQLIKNSVYQPPRSTDILLQEFIARGKNDADVATVYESIALYRWLQAKENQKQGYQIYYLNPTIETTIMGVIVKKNISKSEAKAGKKFIDFLIQNEQQIIFTKYGFRPIINLDLKSLPNTPWNQNILGVETKPSIKINSSPNPEVMNEIQKVWYGSN from the coding sequence ATGGATAGGTTAACACAAAAATTTTTAGATATGTTGAAAATTTCATCATCATCGGAGAAAATGGTATCTAATAATAGTCAAAATAATACGAATAATTCTTCTGTTAATAAACTAATTTCTGTAGGGATTATTTTAGCTTCTTTAGGGATAACTTATTTACCGCCTATTTTTGGTTTAAAAAATACTGTCACTATAGTTAGTGGCACGGAATTAAAAGAAGTATTAGAAGAGATAGAAAAAAAATTTGAACAAGAAAATCCTGATATTAATTTAGATTTAAAGTTTCAAGGTTCACAGGATATTATTAATAATTATACAGAAGAAAAAAATGATTTTAAACCTACTATTTTAATCCCTGCTAATAGTGAGTTGATTACTGAATTAGAAACGAAATTAAAAGCTCAAGGAGAAACTGATATTTTTTATGATACTCCAAAAATGATTGCAAAAACTATGTTAGTTGGTATTGCATGGGAAGAAAGGGGAAAAGTTTTATTTCCCGATAATAAATTTAGTTGGCAAAAATTAGAAACGGCTTTAAAAACAAAAAATTGGGATAAATTAGGAGGTCAAAAAGAATGGGGTAGCTTTGATTTTATCACAACAGATCCTACTCGATCAAACTCAGGGCAATTAACCTTAAGTTTATGGGCAAAAAGTCAACTTAATCAAAATGATTTGACGGTAAATGATGTTAATAATTCTAAAGTAAGCACACTTTTCCAACTGATTAAAAATTCCGTTTATCAACCGCCAAGATCTACCGATATTTTACTACAAGAATTTATTGCTAGAGGAAAAAATGATGCCGATGTAGCAACAGTTTATGAAAGTATTGCTTTATATCGTTGGTTACAAGCAAAAGAAAATCAAAAACAAGGCTATCAAATTTATTATCTGAATCCTACCATTGAAACAACTATTATGGGTGTAATTGTTAAGAAAAATATTAGTAAATCAGAAGCAAAAGCTGGTAAAAAATTTATCGACTTTTTAATACAAAATGAACAACAAATAATTTTTACTAAATATGGTTTTCGCCCTATCATTAATTTAGATTTAAAATCTTTACCAAATACTCCTTGGAATCAAAATATTTTAGGTGTAGAAACTAAACCTTCTATTAAAATTAATTCTAGCCCAAATCCAGAGGTGATGAATGAAATTCAAAAAGTATGGTATGGTTCCAATTAA
- a CDS encoding extracellular solute-binding protein — MVSNFKLIFSFLLAPFLIVSGCSQNSVDNNQPSGIPIKFLVGSDLGEFCQQIAIKLNATKPKLSSGKSFFLTCEAKGSGDVINEVVSLSQQLSTKAISSDDERFPSLIAVDGEIYQNQLMYQIDKIFPGKNYIPPITDTPLLVFSPMVFMTTAEFAPALEKVPNIYTALAEYNNYQQLDSQAKPLPIYFVQTAPTRSNSGLQTLVAQFASVADKPPQDLTIDDVKKYQDKVKAIQEKVTRYGVSTSSLANSMVENGLFWANVGSVYESLVIRANSQGDENKTKYQAVYPKATFSSNIRGILPNASWVSEEEKEGAQKVLEFMLTKESQILATELGLRPAIAGIPLGDKFNTQFGVNPNPNYESYRPPEPEVVEAMLKNWQDYAKKPSQVAVVVDISGSMRGEKMTAVQNTLFNYVNNLGIKEEIVLITFSDEINSPVIIKGTPEGKNKGIQYISNLQAKGGTKLYDSALFARDWLKKNLKPNAINAVLILTDGEDSGSGISLQNLEAQLQKSGFNSDDRIAFFTVGYGKEGEFNAQVLEEIAKINSGYYKQGNPDTIDKLMNDLQVEF; from the coding sequence ATGGTTTCCAATTTTAAATTAATTTTTTCTTTTCTTCTTGCACCATTCTTAATTGTCAGTGGATGTAGTCAAAATAGTGTTGATAATAATCAACCTTCTGGCATTCCTATTAAATTCTTAGTAGGTAGCGACCTAGGAGAATTTTGTCAACAAATTGCAATAAAACTTAATGCTACGAAACCGAAACTAAGTAGTGGCAAATCCTTTTTTTTAACCTGTGAAGCCAAAGGAAGCGGAGACGTTATTAACGAAGTTGTTTCTCTTAGTCAGCAACTTTCGACGAAGGCGATTTCCTCTGATGATGAGCGTTTTCCGTCATTGATTGCCGTAGATGGCGAAATTTATCAAAATCAATTAATGTATCAAATTGATAAAATTTTTCCGGGTAAAAACTATATTCCTCCTATTACTGATACTCCTTTATTAGTATTCAGCCCGATGGTATTTATGACAACGGCAGAATTTGCACCAGCATTAGAAAAAGTACCTAATATTTACACAGCTTTAGCAGAATATAACAATTATCAACAATTGGATTCTCAAGCAAAACCTTTACCTATTTATTTTGTGCAAACTGCTCCAACTCGCTCTAATTCGGGGTTACAGACTTTAGTTGCTCAATTTGCTTCTGTTGCTGATAAACCCCCTCAAGATTTAACTATTGATGATGTAAAAAAATATCAGGATAAAGTTAAAGCTATCCAAGAAAAAGTTACTCGTTATGGGGTTTCTACTTCTTCTTTAGCTAATTCGATGGTAGAAAATGGCTTGTTTTGGGCAAATGTAGGCTCAGTTTATGAGTCTCTCGTGATTCGTGCCAACAGTCAAGGAGATGAAAATAAAACTAAATATCAAGCAGTTTACCCTAAAGCGACTTTTAGTTCTAATATTCGAGGAATTTTGCCCAATGCTTCTTGGGTGTCAGAGGAAGAAAAAGAAGGTGCACAAAAAGTTTTAGAGTTTATGCTGACTAAGGAATCTCAAATCTTAGCTACCGAGTTAGGATTACGCCCAGCCATTGCGGGTATTCCTTTGGGGGATAAATTTAATACTCAATTTGGAGTTAATCCTAATCCTAATTATGAATCTTATCGCCCCCCTGAGCCTGAAGTGGTGGAAGCGATGCTAAAAAATTGGCAAGATTATGCTAAAAAACCTTCTCAAGTAGCTGTAGTTGTTGACATTTCAGGGTCGATGCGAGGAGAAAAAATGACGGCGGTGCAAAATACCTTATTTAATTATGTTAATAATTTAGGTATAAAAGAGGAAATTGTGTTAATCACTTTTAGTGATGAAATTAATTCTCCAGTAATTATAAAAGGCACTCCTGAAGGGAAAAATAAAGGGATTCAATATATTAGTAATTTACAAGCAAAAGGTGGCACAAAATTATATGATAGTGCTTTATTTGCTCGTGATTGGCTGAAAAAAAATCTGAAACCAAATGCGATTAATGCGGTATTAATTCTCACAGATGGAGAAGATTCTGGTAGTGGAATTAGTTTACAAAATTTAGAGGCTCAATTGCAAAAAAGTGGTTTTAATAGTGATGATAGAATTGCTTTTTTTACTGTTGGTTATGGAAAAGAAGGAGAATTTAATGCTCAAGTTTTAGAAGAAATTGCTAAAATAAATAGTGGTTATTATAAACAAGGTAATCCTGATACTATTGATAAATTAATGAATGATTTACAAGTAGAATTTTAA
- a CDS encoding RimK/LysX family protein, giving the protein MTQTKKALPLIGWREYLTLPTLGVDKIKVKIDTGARTSALHALHIQTYTEKNQKMVKFQVHPIQRETHTTINCIAPLLEYRHVTNSGGHTQLRPVILTKVTLGIHQWIIEVTLTNRDIMGFRMLLGRQAVKNRFLVDTGQSFLY; this is encoded by the coding sequence ATGACACAGACAAAAAAAGCATTACCCCTGATTGGTTGGCGAGAATATCTCACATTACCAACATTAGGGGTTGATAAAATTAAAGTAAAAATTGACACTGGTGCAAGAACTTCTGCACTACACGCTCTCCATATTCAAACTTATACAGAAAAAAATCAGAAAATGGTGAAGTTTCAAGTACATCCCATTCAAAGAGAAACTCACACTACTATTAACTGTATTGCACCTTTACTAGAATATAGACACGTTACTAATTCGGGAGGGCATACACAACTTCGCCCAGTTATTCTGACGAAAGTAACATTAGGCATTCACCAATGGATTATTGAAGTAACGTTAACGAATCGTGACATAATGGGTTTTAGAATGTTATTAGGCAGACAAGCGGTTAAAAATCGCTTTTTAGTGGATACAGGGCAATCTTTTCTCTATTAA
- a CDS encoding ribonucleoside-diphosphate reductase subunit alpha → MLLDTQETTISSHSSIVNHGSKNYNSSNTAKSIEVIKRNGKSAPLDISKIRKVVDWACNGKDVNSIALESGLKTRLRHGITTREIQDNLINCALEMCNLEEPDWRYVAGRLHIWSLWKDTLVTRGYNYGNYAQTVANFVKEGKYDQRILTYSAAELEEANSWINPDWDLDYDYAGVVLLSSRYLLPQELPQEAFLTCSLLLAMVESPEVRLSYARKFYEAIASRRISLATPILANLRVPKGSLTSCFIVSIDDNLESIFQEITNTARISKNGGGVGVNVSRIRATGSSVMGKKNASGGVIPWIKLLNDTAIAVNQGGRRAGAVTVGLDIWHLDVPEFLEMQTENGDQRRKAYDVFPQLILPDEFMRRVKDKQEWTLVDPFEVKNVLGIDLPPLWGAEFEGAYSIIEANLGTKIKIYKKVNARELFKHIMRAQVETGMPYLAFKDTINKANPNKHDGYIPGVNLCTESFSNVTPGKYAHCCNLVSLNLANLENHETQSICELAVRILDNTIEITLPPFGDAKAHNDRYRTIGVGAMGLADWLAKQNLRYSNLSQISNLFEDIGYYCTCASMALAKERGAYPAFEGSDWSKGLLIGCQSVEWFEENAYDKPRWRQLADDIQEFGIRNSHITAIAPNTSSSLVQGCTASVLPVYSRFFYDKWAKGTVPIAPPYISDKNWFYQENKHLNQEEVVKAIAVIQQWIDTGISMELLFNLNEGVYFPDEPERALKAKDIYDTLILSWEKGCKAVYYVRIVQRDSFKEECTACAN, encoded by the coding sequence ATGTTATTGGATACGCAAGAAACTACGATTTCCAGCCATTCATCGATAGTCAATCATGGAAGTAAAAATTATAACTCAAGCAATACGGCTAAGAGTATAGAAGTCATTAAAAGAAATGGAAAATCAGCCCCCCTTGATATTAGTAAAATCAGAAAAGTTGTAGATTGGGCTTGTAATGGGAAAGATGTTAACTCTATTGCTTTAGAATCTGGTTTAAAAACTCGTCTGCGTCATGGTATTACCACCAGAGAAATTCAAGATAATTTAATTAATTGTGCCTTGGAAATGTGTAATCTGGAAGAACCTGATTGGCGTTATGTTGCAGGACGTTTACATATTTGGAGTTTATGGAAAGATACCCTTGTTACTAGGGGTTATAACTACGGTAATTATGCTCAGACAGTAGCTAATTTCGTCAAAGAAGGCAAATATGATCAACGAATTTTAACTTATTCTGCCGCAGAATTAGAAGAAGCTAATAGTTGGATTAATCCTGATTGGGATTTAGACTATGATTATGCTGGAGTTGTATTATTAAGTAGTCGCTATCTTCTACCTCAAGAATTACCTCAAGAGGCTTTTCTTACCTGTAGTTTATTATTAGCTATGGTAGAATCTCCTGAAGTAAGATTGAGTTATGCTCGTAAATTTTATGAAGCGATCGCATCTCGTCGTATTTCTTTAGCAACTCCTATTTTAGCTAATTTAAGAGTGCCTAAAGGTTCATTAACTAGCTGTTTTATCGTTAGTATCGATGACAATTTAGAAAGTATTTTTCAAGAAATTACTAATACTGCTAGAATTTCTAAAAATGGTGGTGGTGTAGGAGTAAATGTATCCAGAATTAGGGCGACAGGAAGCTCAGTAATGGGCAAAAAAAATGCTTCAGGAGGAGTAATACCTTGGATTAAATTACTCAATGATACTGCCATTGCGGTAAATCAGGGAGGTAGAAGAGCGGGTGCTGTAACTGTAGGTTTAGATATATGGCATCTTGATGTACCAGAATTTTTGGAGATGCAAACAGAAAATGGAGATCAACGCCGTAAGGCTTACGATGTATTCCCTCAGCTTATTCTGCCCGATGAATTTATGCGTCGAGTCAAAGATAAACAAGAATGGACTTTAGTTGATCCTTTTGAAGTTAAAAATGTTTTAGGTATTGACTTACCGCCTTTATGGGGGGCAGAATTTGAAGGAGCTTACAGTATCATTGAAGCAAATCTTGGCACAAAAATAAAAATATATAAAAAAGTAAACGCCAGAGAGTTATTTAAACATATCATGAGGGCTCAAGTAGAAACAGGAATGCCTTACTTAGCCTTTAAAGACACCATCAACAAAGCTAATCCGAATAAACATGATGGTTATATTCCGGGAGTAAATTTATGTACTGAATCTTTTAGTAATGTTACTCCGGGCAAATATGCTCACTGCTGTAATTTAGTCTCTCTTAACCTCGCCAATTTAGAAAATCATGAAACTCAATCTATCTGTGAGTTAGCAGTAAGAATTTTAGATAATACTATCGAGATTACCTTGCCACCTTTTGGGGATGCTAAAGCTCATAATGATCGTTATCGTACCATTGGTGTTGGTGCTATGGGTTTAGCTGATTGGTTAGCAAAACAAAATTTAAGATATAGCAACCTGTCACAAATAAGCAATTTATTTGAAGATATTGGCTATTATTGCACTTGTGCTTCTATGGCATTAGCGAAAGAAAGAGGAGCGTATCCTGCCTTTGAAGGTAGCGATTGGAGCAAAGGCTTACTAATTGGTTGTCAATCCGTAGAATGGTTTGAAGAAAATGCCTATGATAAACCTCGTTGGCGACAATTAGCCGATGATATTCAAGAGTTTGGCATTCGTAACTCTCATATTACTGCTATCGCGCCTAATACTTCATCGTCTTTAGTACAAGGTTGCACCGCTAGTGTATTGCCTGTTTATAGTCGTTTTTTTTACGATAAATGGGCAAAAGGAACAGTACCTATTGCACCTCCTTATATTAGTGATAAAAACTGGTTTTATCAAGAAAATAAACATCTCAATCAAGAGGAAGTTGTAAAAGCTATCGCTGTTATTCAACAATGGATCGATACAGGAATTTCAATGGAATTACTTTTTAATCTTAATGAAGGAGTCTATTTTCCTGATGAGCCTGAAAGAGCTTTAAAAGCAAAAGACATTTACGATACATTAATCTTATCATGGGAAAAAGGATGTAAAGCAGTTTATTATGTGCGAATCGTACAACGAGATTCCTTTAAGGAAGAGTGTACAGCTTGTGCAAACTAA
- the map gene encoding type I methionyl aminopeptidase has product MGNENIILLSAREIEKMRQVGKLAAQLLEHLGKMVKPGISTYELDQEAEKWTQQHGAKSAPLGYHGFPRSICTSVNEVICHGIPNKSQILKDGDIINIDVTPILDGYHGDTSKTFFVGTPSDEAKQLVEVTQECLYRGINAVRPGGRIGDIGAAIQEYAESFGYSVVRNFVGHGIGRTFHTAPQVPHYGKKGTGKKIRPGMVFTIEPMINIGTWEADVLEDGWTALTKDRKLSAQFEHTIAITSGGVEILTLDK; this is encoded by the coding sequence ATGGGAAACGAAAATATAATACTTTTATCTGCCAGAGAAATCGAAAAAATGCGTCAAGTAGGAAAATTGGCGGCACAATTGCTAGAACATTTAGGGAAAATGGTTAAGCCCGGAATCAGTACCTATGAACTTGATCAGGAAGCTGAAAAATGGACACAACAACATGGAGCAAAAAGTGCACCATTAGGTTATCATGGTTTCCCTCGGTCAATTTGTACTAGCGTTAACGAAGTTATTTGTCATGGTATTCCTAATAAAAGTCAGATTTTGAAAGACGGGGATATTATCAATATTGATGTTACACCTATTTTAGATGGTTATCATGGTGATACATCAAAAACTTTTTTTGTAGGTACACCTTCAGATGAGGCTAAACAGCTGGTGGAAGTGACACAAGAGTGTTTATATAGAGGTATTAATGCCGTACGCCCTGGTGGGAGAATCGGTGATATTGGTGCGGCAATTCAAGAATATGCAGAAAGTTTTGGTTATTCCGTGGTAAGAAATTTTGTAGGACATGGTATTGGTAGAACCTTTCATACAGCTCCACAAGTACCTCATTACGGAAAAAAAGGGACAGGAAAAAAAATACGTCCAGGAATGGTGTTTACGATCGAACCGATGATTAATATAGGAACATGGGAAGCTGATGTGTTAGAAGATGGTTGGACTGCTTTAACAAAAGATCGTAAATTATCTGCACAATTTGAACATACGATCGCCATTACTAGCGGTGGCGTGGAGATTTTGACCTTGGATAAGTAA
- the ctpA gene encoding carboxyl-terminal processing protease CtpA has translation MKKICLNLAIILLIFCSNFIYTPKAYAYSEEEKILLQSWRLVNEAYVDESFNHQNWWQIRQNFLKKPLHNREETYTAIREMLALLDDPYTRLLPPENYHNLQITTSGELSGIGLQISINPENNQLEVVTPLPSSPAELAGIQPRDQIITIDGINTQTLTLDEAANKIRGEIGTTVAIEVKRQNDGKIKTYELKRDRLSLSAISSRLDNSQSNYPIGYLRLNQFSGNATKDLAHALVQLEREGAQGYILDLRNNPGGLLQAGIEIARLWLQPSTIVYTVNRQGVLGSYDSDGEALTDKPLVVLVNQGSASASEILAGALQDNHRGILIGEKTFGKGLIQSLFELPDGAGIAITVAKYETPSHKDINKLGITPDQIVTQDPISYFEIGTEKDIQYQTAISYLATAKNYNNSNM, from the coding sequence ATGAAAAAAATATGTCTCAATTTAGCGATTATCCTTTTAATTTTCTGTTCTAATTTTATTTACACTCCCAAGGCTTACGCCTATAGCGAAGAAGAAAAAATATTATTGCAATCATGGCGTTTAGTAAATGAGGCTTATGTTGATGAATCTTTTAATCATCAAAATTGGTGGCAAATTCGTCAAAATTTTCTCAAAAAACCTTTACATAACAGGGAGGAAACCTATACCGCTATCAGAGAAATGTTAGCTCTTCTCGATGATCCTTATACCCGTCTTTTACCCCCAGAAAATTATCATAATCTACAAATCACTACTTCTGGTGAACTATCTGGCATTGGTTTACAAATTAGCATCAATCCTGAAAATAATCAACTGGAAGTTGTAACACCCTTACCTAGTTCTCCTGCAGAATTGGCGGGAATTCAACCTAGAGATCAAATTATTACCATTGACGGTATCAATACTCAAACTTTAACCTTAGATGAAGCGGCGAATAAAATTAGAGGAGAAATTGGTACAACTGTTGCCATTGAGGTTAAACGCCAAAATGATGGGAAAATTAAAACCTACGAGTTAAAGCGCGATCGCCTTTCCTTAAGTGCCATTAGTTCTCGCTTAGATAATTCTCAATCAAACTATCCTATTGGTTATTTACGTTTAAATCAATTCAGTGGTAATGCAACTAAAGATTTAGCCCATGCTTTAGTACAATTAGAAAGAGAAGGCGCTCAAGGTTATATCTTAGATTTACGCAATAATCCGGGAGGTTTATTACAAGCTGGGATCGAAATTGCACGTTTATGGTTACAACCAAGTACAATCGTCTATACTGTTAATCGTCAAGGAGTTTTAGGTAGTTATGACTCTGATGGTGAAGCTTTAACCGATAAACCTTTAGTGGTATTAGTAAATCAAGGTTCGGCTAGTGCCAGTGAAATTCTGGCAGGGGCGTTACAAGACAATCATCGAGGAATTTTAATCGGCGAAAAAACCTTTGGCAAAGGATTGATTCAATCTTTATTTGAGTTACCTGATGGAGCAGGAATTGCTATTACTGTAGCTAAGTACGAAACTCCTAGTCATAAAGACATTAATAAATTAGGTATCACACCCGATCAGATTGTAACCCAAGATCCCATTAGTTATTTTGAAATTGGTACAGAAAAAGATATTCAATACCAAACTGCTATTAGTTATTTAGCTACTGCAAAAAACTATAACAATTCCAATATGTGA
- a CDS encoding EVE domain-containing protein, with amino-acid sequence MNYWLMKSEPQVYSIEDLKRDRTTIWDGVRNYQARNFLKQMQVGDLAFFYHSNCKNIGIVGLMEIIESNIIDPTQFDQNSSYFDIKSTINNPRWQTVKVQFKRIFSEIVSLNSLKKNFLPDEFLLVKKGNRLSVMPVPEKLINLIM; translated from the coding sequence ATGAATTATTGGTTAATGAAATCTGAACCTCAAGTATATAGTATTGAAGATTTAAAACGAGATCGGACAACTATTTGGGATGGTGTCAGAAACTATCAAGCTAGGAATTTTTTAAAGCAAATGCAAGTAGGAGATTTAGCTTTTTTTTATCACTCTAATTGCAAAAATATCGGTATTGTTGGTTTAATGGAAATTATTGAATCTAATATTATTGATCCTACTCAATTTGATCAAAATAGCAGTTATTTTGACATAAAATCGACTATAAATAATCCTCGTTGGCAAACGGTAAAAGTACAATTTAAACGAATTTTTTCTGAAATAGTATCATTAAATAGCCTCAAAAAAAATTTTTTACCTGATGAGTTTTTATTAGTAAAAAAAGGTAATCGTTTATCTGTAATGCCTGTACCAGAAAAGTTAATAAACCTAATTATGTAA
- a CDS encoding DUF3153 domain-containing protein, translating into MKKILLLLCLIITLTGCVRYDVGVTFPQANKGTIIGHIKLGEQLTSFSQGEGNTWLNNIEHQTVKLEGKTKRISKEELVVTIPFNNGQELVSKFNQFFVPQFSKKSQQNLAKNNSSNLLELEAKMSIQQNNLILLERNTLNLNADLSPLGVISNDGTIIISSGDLIDLQIQFNFPWGAKLINNNEFPKWEKTANNQYNIQLEAGKINDITAIFWLPNYIGLGTVAIALFILLGYYLKYQRLPLI; encoded by the coding sequence GTGAAAAAAATATTATTATTACTTTGCTTGATAATTACTTTAACGGGTTGCGTTAGATACGATGTCGGAGTTACATTTCCTCAAGCTAATAAAGGCACAATAATTGGACATATAAAATTAGGAGAGCAGTTAACCAGTTTTAGTCAAGGAGAAGGTAATACTTGGTTAAATAATATTGAGCATCAGACAGTAAAATTAGAAGGAAAAACAAAAAGGATTTCTAAAGAAGAATTAGTGGTTACAATTCCTTTTAATAATGGGCAAGAATTAGTTAGTAAATTTAATCAATTTTTTGTTCCTCAATTCAGCAAAAAATCTCAACAAAACCTGGCAAAAAATAATTCTAGTAATTTATTAGAATTAGAAGCAAAGATGTCCATTCAACAAAATAATCTTATTCTATTGGAAAGAAATACTCTTAATTTGAATGCCGATTTAAGTCCTTTGGGAGTAATTTCTAATGATGGCACAATTATTATTTCTTCCGGCGATTTAATTGATTTACAAATACAATTTAATTTTCCTTGGGGTGCTAAATTGATTAATAATAATGAATTTCCTAAGTGGGAGAAAACTGCTAATAATCAATATAACATTCAACTTGAAGCTGGAAAAATTAATGATATTACTGCTATTTTTTGGCTTCCTAATTATATCGGTCTAGGTACAGTAGCGATCGCTTTATTTATTCTTTTAGGATACTATTTAAAATATCAAAGATTACCCCTTATTTAA